From the Salinigranum rubrum genome, the window AAACCACCTGAAATCAGTAGCGTCGTCGACGTGGACAACGTGGCAGGGGTTGAACTTGATCAGGTGTTCGTCGGTTCCTGTACTAACGGAAAGTTCGATATTCTACGGGCCGCCGCGAGCGTCTAGAAGGGTGCCGAAGTCGACCCCGGAGTCAGAATGATCGTTATGGCCACCTCGCGCGACATTTACGCGCATGCCGAACGGGCCGGTCTCGTTCGCGTCTTTACCGAGGCGAGAGCGATCGTCACGAACTCCACGTGCGGGACCTGCGACGACAGGAGCATGGGGGCACTGGCCGCCGGCGAGGTGTGTCTCGCCACACAAAATCGCAATTACAAGGGGCGGATGGGTAGCTACGATGCTGAGGTGTACTTATCCAGTCCAGAAACCGCCGCAGCCTCCGCGATAATTGGACATATCACCGATCCATGGGAGGTGGGTGTATGAGAGGAACAGCGAACACGTTTGGCTACGATATTAACACGGACGTGATCCTGTCGATCGACACGCACACGAACCTCCACGAATGTCGAGAAAGCCAGCCAAACACTCTTCGGGCCAATTCAGCCCGACTTCTACGAGACCGTTCGCGATGGGGACATTATCGTCGCAGAGGAACACTTCGGCTGTGGCAGCGGCCGCGAGAACACAGCCGAGGTGATTAGAACCGTTGGGATTGTCTCGGTCGTGGCGGAGTCGTTCGCACGAATATTCTACCGGAACGCCATCGCGATTGGCCTGCCGGTCGTTACGTGTTGCGGCGTCAGTGAGCACGTCTCGGAGGATGACGTGATCGACATCGATCTCGCCGATGGCGTCGTTCGAAACGCCACTACCGGTGAGGCGTTCGAGTTCGAATCATTGCAGGCGGAGATACGGTCGATCCTCGATGTGGGCGGGTGGAATGGGTATCTCGACGGTGGTCGGACCTCCTTACGGGATGAGTGAGGGACGAATGAGTCACGGGCCACGCCACAATGTTAAAGCGGCGTGTCTGTGACTTAGCAGTATGAAAGTGCTCATAACCGGTGGCGCCGGGACCGTCGGGACGGCAATCACAGATCACCTCGCTGATCGTCCAGCTTACTCGTTTACTAGCCTCGATCTGGACGACCACTCTGACTCGAACGTCGAATCCGTCGTGGCAGACGTGGCTGAGTACGACGCAATCCGGCCGCACTTAAACAAGAAAGACGCAGTCGTTCACCTCGCGAACACGCCGCTACAAACCGGTCACTCGCGAGACCGAACGATTGAGTGGACCGAGGCACACGGGAAGAATATCCGGATACACGCGAACGTCATGCGGGCGGCAGTTGACGCCGGTGTCGAGTCGGTGATCTGGGCGTCGTCGAATCACGCCGTCGGCATGTACGAAGTGGCGAACGCGCCCGACATCTACTTCCCGGACTCCGATCTGATTGT encodes:
- a CDS encoding aconitase family protein, which encodes MIVMATSRDIYAHAERAGLVRVFTEARAIVTNSTCGTCDDRSMGALAAGEVCLATQNRNYKGRMGSYDAEVYLSSPETAAASAIIGHITDPWEVGV
- a CDS encoding LeuD/DmdB family oxidoreductase small subunit, producing MQPDFYETVRDGDIIVAEEHFGCGSGRENTAEVIRTVGIVSVVAESFARIFYRNAIAIGLPVVTCCGVSEHVSEDDVIDIDLADGVVRNATTGEAFEFESLQAEIRSILDVGGWNGYLDGGRTSLRDE